In a single window of the Rhineura floridana isolate rRhiFlo1 chromosome 3, rRhiFlo1.hap2, whole genome shotgun sequence genome:
- the C3H3orf18 gene encoding uncharacterized protein C3orf18 homolog isoform X2 has protein sequence MNYSTSTVNTLYHSSSTASESDHGTTVDGTGSKTATMTPETSGFNSTKILDVSGNGPGMGTMLLSFGIITVIGLAVAMVLYIRKRKRLEKLRHQLMPMYNFDPAEEQDELEQELLEHGRDAASLQASQNKTNQGVLQRPSRLVFTDVANAINA, from the exons ATGAATTACAGTACATCTACTGTGAACACTTTGTACCACAGTAGTAGTACcgcttctgagtcagaccatggaacGACTGTGGATGGGACTGGATCAAAAACTGCTACGATGACCCCTGAAACCAGTGGCTTTAATAGCACCAAAATTCTGGATGTCTCTGGCAATGGCCCTGGCATGGGGACCATGCTGCTGTCCTTTGGCATCATCACTGTGATTGGATTGGCTGTTGCTATG GTTCTGTATATCAGGAAGAGGAAGCG ATTAGAAAAGTTACGACACCAGCTCATGCCCATGTACAACTTTGATCCTGCTGAAGAACAGGATGAGCTGGAACAAGAGCTGTTGGAGCATGGCAGAGATGCTGcttctttgcaggcttcccagaacaAG ACAAACCAAGGAGTGCTCCAGAGACCTAGTCGCCTTGTGTTCACAGATGTTGCAAATGCCATCAATGCTTGA
- the C3H3orf18 gene encoding uncharacterized protein C3orf18 homolog isoform X1 — MNYSTSTVNTLYHSSSTASESDHGTTVDGTGSKTATMTPETSGFNSTKILDVSGNGPGMGTMLLSFGIITVIGLAVAMVLYIRKRKRRLEKLRHQLMPMYNFDPAEEQDELEQELLEHGRDAASLQASQNKTNQGVLQRPSRLVFTDVANAINA, encoded by the exons ATGAATTACAGTACATCTACTGTGAACACTTTGTACCACAGTAGTAGTACcgcttctgagtcagaccatggaacGACTGTGGATGGGACTGGATCAAAAACTGCTACGATGACCCCTGAAACCAGTGGCTTTAATAGCACCAAAATTCTGGATGTCTCTGGCAATGGCCCTGGCATGGGGACCATGCTGCTGTCCTTTGGCATCATCACTGTGATTGGATTGGCTGTTGCTATG GTTCTGTATATCAGGAAGAGGAAGCG TAGATTAGAAAAGTTACGACACCAGCTCATGCCCATGTACAACTTTGATCCTGCTGAAGAACAGGATGAGCTGGAACAAGAGCTGTTGGAGCATGGCAGAGATGCTGcttctttgcaggcttcccagaacaAG ACAAACCAAGGAGTGCTCCAGAGACCTAGTCGCCTTGTGTTCACAGATGTTGCAAATGCCATCAATGCTTGA
- the LOC133382295 gene encoding high mobility group protein HMGI-C-like encodes MSNIGKPMRPGSTVVSEIPKRKKGRPRKQPQELVGPLPPKKPRGRPKGSKKLSAGSGRMVQTSVEKRPRGRPRKWLAVQEEELQNAGIQGRSNPSSNTSCRAIEGTSGKGCQRINRSTEHSRSMDTSPTVVQQQMAC; translated from the exons ATGAGCAATATTGGAAAGCCAATGAGACCAGGATCCACTGTTGTAAGTGAAATACCCAAACGAAAGAAAGGACGGCCAAGAAAGCAGCCCCAG GAGCTTGTTGGACCATTGCCACCAAAGAAACCTCGTGGAAGGCCAAAAGGAAGCAAAAAGCTGAGTGCTGGGAGTGGACGGATG GTACAAACTTCTGTTGAAAAAAGGCCCAGGGGAAGACCTCGAAAATGG CTTGCTGTCCAggaggaagaattacagaatGCTGGCATTCAAGGGAGAAGCAACCCAAGCTCTAATACGTCATGCCGTGCCATAGAAG GCACATCTGGAAAAGGATGTCAGAGGATCAACAGAAGTACAGAACACAGCAGATCGATGGACACTTCTCCAACTGTGGTTCAGCAGCAGATGGCTTGTTGA